The Natronolimnobius baerhuensis DNA segment CAAGCAGTTCCTGTGAGCGTTCTAGCACTGCCTCGAATTCTCCGATGTTCTCGACGAGACCCTCCTTCTCGAGTTCGACGAAGTTACCCATGTCGTCCTCGCCGACGAAGGAGTTCGAACGGAGCGCGGGCGTGCCAAGCAGCGCCGCCTCGGTGATCATCGTCTGCGTGTCCGCGACCAGTAGATCGGCCTCGTTGAGCGCGTCGTGCATTCGCGCCGGGTGGAGATCGAATTTCCGCGCCGGTAGGTCATCGTACTCGAGATCCCCGCCCTCGTCCGAGACGAAAATCGTGGCGTACTCTGCGAGTTCCGAGAGGAGTTGTCGGCGCTGCTCAAGGGAAAAGCCCTGTCGTCCCACGTCGTGGTGGCCGTTGAAGGCGTTGAATCGGACGATGGCATAGGATTCGTCCGGTTCGACGCCGAGGTCGTCACGAACCGACTTGTTGGCCTCGAAGACGTCGGGATGGAGATACGCCGATTCTTTGAAACCCTCAAACTCGTAGTGTTTCGCGCCGAGGTCCTTCTGGAACGCAGCGGGCGTCAGAAACGCCTGGACGAACGGCCGAGAGACGACGTGATCGAGCGACGGCTCGGAGTCAAGCACGGCGATTGCCGGCGTCCGTGTGATCGTCCCCGTATAGGCCGCATAGGGTCCGATCCCGAAGATTACGTCCGGATCGAACTCCCGGGCCTGCCGGCCGATTGTCGCCAGATGCGCCGGCAGTTCCCAGGCCAGCGAGTGCAACGATTCCGAGCGATCACCGTAGGTCTCGTAGGGCACGTCGTGATATGAGAGCAGCGTTTCGGTGAACTCGTCGTTACGCGCGAGAACGAGCACATCGTGTCCATCATCCTCGAGTCGGTTGACCGTGTGTTTGTACAGATGGACGTGTGCCGGCGTGTTATTAAAGAAGAGACAGCGCACGTCGTATCACCTCGTAGCTCATGACACCTACACCTTCCAACACGCGCTATATCGTTATCAGCGTGCTACTGGGAGCAGCGACGATAGTTCGCTCGAGGCGCTGTGACGCCGGTCGGTTTTTCGTCGCGTAACGGTTCGATTGTCGACAGCGTTTGCGCCATCAATACCGTATTGGGCCACCGTACAGTCGAAATGGACTGCTACCTGCCTGTTGTCACTCACTACTGCAGGCGGCGCCTCCATAGGCCAGCCGTACGCCTCGCTTGCACCCGTGGGGACGTCCCATTCTTCTCTACGGACTCCCCGCCGACGCCATCGCTGATCAAAAACAGTGTTCTCACTCGAGAACGAATGAGTGTGGCGTCTGGAGAGACACCAGAACCAGTCGATGCGGTGTTAGTCGCTGATGAACTTGTTATCGCGCCAGTTGACACCGCCGTCGCCGGAGCCGTGGTCGCGTGGCCCCTCGACGACCTCGATGTCGGCCGGGCGTGGTTCGCCGTCGACAATCCGGGTCGCCTCGAGCGTGCCGCCGTGTTCCGAAATGGCGGTTAGCGTGCCCTTTTCGGCGGCTTCTGCGATTGTACAGAGCACGAGGAACATCTCGTACTGGAGCAAGGAGTTCTGGAGCACGGTCTCGCGGTCGCCTTTGAACGCGGCGAACTCGACGAGTTCGGACTCAATCTCCTCTTCTTCCTCTTCGTCCCAGCTAAAGGACTGACGGCGCTCGTCGGGATCTTCCTCGTACACCCGGTTTTCGGTCACGCTGGCTTTCAACTGTGCCGTCGGCGTGTATTTACTGACCGACTGGTCTTCAGCCACGGCTTTCAGGATGAGGGTGTTGTTTCGCCGCGTGATCTCCACATCGTTGATCCCCTCTGGATACTTCGCTTCGTCGATATGCTCTCGAAGGTCTTCGAGGGGCAGTTCGAGCGTCGAATGCAGCCGATAAACGTGTCTGGAATCCTCTGTTGACATAGTGGGAAGGTTGCGGCGACGGTCGCTTGGTTGTGAATACGTGGGCGTGACTTATATGATCTGCTATTAAATGCGTCGCCTTTGACTACGGATAAATTTAAGTCTCCCTTCGTAGTGTGTTTTTCTCTCGAGGGCCAGTACCTGCCACACAAGCGATATTGGGGTCACTGGAATTACGTCTCAAATCGAATATTTGACTGAGAACCGCGAGAATCCGCACAGGTGCGCGCGGACTACTCCGCGTTCAGCGTCTCGCCGAGTTCGTCGCGTTCGTCGAGTTCCTCGAGAATGTCCGACCCACCGACGAACTCGCCATCGACGTAGGTCTGTGGAATCGTCTCCCAGCCGCTGTGTTCGTTGAGTGCCGTTCGATACTCATCGAGCGACTCGAGGACGTCGACCGTTTCGTACTCGTCGCGATGGTGGTCAATCAGGCCGAGTGCCTTGCGGGAGTAACCACACTGGGGCATGAGCGCAGTGCCTTTCATGAACAGCACGATCTCGTTCTCCTCGAGAACCTGTTCGACTTCTTCGGTGACTTCGTCCTGATCGAGACCCTGGTTCGGTGGGAAGTCCATACCCACCTGTATGGACGTCAGAGGGATAGACTTTGCGTCGTCACCATCCGATGTCTCGCCTCGGTATGCGTGACTCACTCAGTAGTCCTTGAGTCGCGCGAGAAATACCGTCCAGTGTGCGTCCTCGTCGGCGAGTTCGTCGCCGACCAGCCACTCGTCGCAGATGTCGAAGCCAGCGTTCCGTAACTGCTCGCGCGTCCGCTCTGCACCAGCGATATGCCACTGCATTTCGACGCCGCTCTCGAGCCAGTCCGGATTCGTCCCCTGCCAGTCGTTGGTCCCCTCGGTCATGAGCACGAATCCGTCCGGACGCAGCACGCGCGCGAACTCGTCGATGACCGCCTGATGATCGTCTTTCGGGACGTGAATCACCGAGTGAAACGCCGTGACGGCATCGAACGCGTTCGTTTCGACTGGCAGCGCCGTCATGTCGCCGCGGGCGAGCGACACGCCGGCTGTGGCCTCACGTGCAAACCGCAGTTGCTCGCGCGACAGATCGATGCCGAGCGTCTCGAGTTGCGGCTCATCGGTCAGACACTCTAGGACCGGCTCTCCCTGCCCACAGCCAACATCGAGCAGCCGTCCGGACTCCGGGAGGCGCTCGAGAAGTCCCTCGAGTAGTTCGCCTTCTCGGTCATCGGGGTCGCGCTCGGTGGCGTAGGTCTCTGCCAGGCCGTCGTAGCCCCGACGAACGACGTTTTTGTCGACCATACGATGTGTTCGGACACCTGCCTGTTAGGCGTTTGTGTCGTGTATGGAGAACTAACATAGAACACGCTAGGACCGGAGCCACCGATACAGCCCAACTGCACCGATACCCGCGATAACGAGCCAGCCCGCAACGGCCAGGGCCGCCAAAACTGGTGCGCCGGCCCCTGGACCCGGTAAACGTGATCCCGTGCCCTCGAGCAGGCCCAGCCAGCGAGCACCGAAGATGGCGACGGCTAGCAGACAGATGAGGAGCACTCGCGTGCGAAGGTGTCGTTTGTACGCCTCGAGGCTCATTTGGTCAGCGATACGACGGTCGTGACAAAAAGCCGCCCGGTCAGTCGGCCGCCGTGGCCGGGGCGTCCTCGTCAGCGCGACTCGAGCGGACGAAGCCCTGGATGTACGCGCCGACGAACATGCCGGCGATGCCGTAGAGGATGAAGATGTTTCCGACGCCGAGGCTCGCGTAGGCTGCGCCGGGACAGATGCCCGACAGCCCCCAGCCGACGCCGAAGATGCCGCCACCGAGGACGACGTTCCTATCGAGGGTCTTCAGCCGACGGGCGTAGACGCTCCCGGTCAGGGGTGCGCGTTCTCGGAACAGTCCGATGCCGAAGAAGGTGATGCCCGTGATGACCGCCGCACCACCCATGACGAACAGCAGGCCGAAGTCATCGAAGTTCAGGAAGTTGATCACGACCTCGGGCTGGGCCATGTGGCTGAACCCGAGTCCGAAGCCGAAGATCAGGCCGCCGACGAACACCAGCGGCATGAACAGCGGGTGCTGTTCGTGTTCGGCACTCATGGACTCACCCCCAGTGCCGCAACCAGTTGTGCCACGCCGATTGCCACCAACAGGAAGGTCGCGACGCCGACGAACGACGCACTCGAGGCCGAGCCAACGCCACAGACGCCGTGGCCGGAGGTACAGCCCTTCCCGACGCGGGTGCCAATCCCGATTAGAATGCCGCCGAGGAACAGCCGCCAGGGCTGGACATCGGTCAGCCAGAGCGTGATCCCGCCGACATCGTACAGTTGGCCGGTCGTGGCGGGCTGGTAGAGCCCGCTCGAGACGAGGCCGGACTGGAAGGTTAGCGCGTAGACGGCCGCGCCCGCGACGATGCCGAGCGTGAAGACGACGCGCCAGTCACGCGAAGGACGATACTGTTGGAAGCGCGAAAGACTCGAGCCGTACGAGAGCGTCGACTCGAGGAAGGTACTCGCGCCAGCGGCGATACCAGTGCCGAAGTAGATCACGGCGGTTCCCAGCCCGACGAGGAGGCCACCGACCGCGTAGTGGCTCACCCCGTTGGGGAACAACTCCGCCGCCAGTCCGACGACCAGCGAGAGCTGCAGTGTTGCAGTCATTATACACGCAAAGGAATCGTCTGCCTATCAATGCTCCCCACGCGGGGAAACTTGTGCATATCTCGGATATCCGTCTACGCTGGCGGCCCGGCCAACTAATCGGCTGCCGTCGGCGTTGTCAGCACCTCGAGTTTCTCGGCGGCGTAGCCGAAGACGTCACGGTAGCCGTTGGACGACATGAGAACCGGGTAAAACGACTCTTTGGCGACCTGTTTCTTACCGTCGGCTGCGGCGAACGGATCGCCGGGTGTGACTTCGGTGAAGTTGTCGACGAACACTTCGTAGGTGTCGGCATCGTCCTTGCGGATCACGTCAGTGAGTCGGTAGACGGGCAGATCGCGGTGCATCGTATCACCGGGCAGAGCACCGACAGCGGTCAGGAACGCTCGAGTGAGCCGGTCGGCGTTCTGGGCAGCCGTTTCCGACCCCTGGAGGCCACACTCGACCTCGAGCGTCCTGACTTCGGTAAAGAGTCGTCCCTCCGCGAAGTCGCTCGTTTCGACCATCGCCGCGACCGGGAGCTGTGGGATGATCGTCTGTGCGGTCTCGCTGACGCCGTTGACGATTGCAAACGGCTCCGCGTGGCTCTGCGTCGAGTGCATCGAAAAGGTGAGACAGCCCTCGAGTTCCTCGACAAGTTGGTGGGCTAACTGTCCTTCGTGCGTCTGTGCATCCGGGTTACCGGGGAACGCGCGATTCAAGTCTTCGTCGACGAACCGAACCTGTCGCTCGAGTGCCTTCTCGTTGACAACGACGAGTTTGACAGGGCGTTCGACGGTCGGGCGCTCGTCTAAGAGCCGTTCGACGGCGCGAACGCCACACGGTTCGTCGCCGTGAACTCCTGCAACGACGGCGATCTCTGGCGTTCCCGACCCGAGCTGTGCAACTTTCATAGACTACGTAACGGCCTGGGACGCAAAAGGCCGTTCGGTTTCTCACACGGTCAGGAAACCTTGTGTGTTATTAGCACACGGATTATCGAACAGCGAGGCGCTCACTCCTCGAGTGCGTGGATGTACTCGTAGTCGACCGCCCGACCAGGCGGGCGCTCGCCATCGAGCAGGATCTGCCAGTCGTCGACGCGCGAGGGGTCCTCGAGTGCATTTGTCAGCATCGTTCGAACCTCGAGGACATCGACGCCGTAGTAGTCCGTGGGCACACCCTGGAAGTACTGGAGCGCGGTCTCGAAAAGCGAGCGCATGCCGTCGTCGTTCTCGAAGTCGATCCGTTTGTACGTGCCGGCGGCGACCTGGACCATCCCGTGGAGGAAGGCGCTTTCCTCGCTGCCGCGGCCGTAATTGTACCACTCGAGTTCGAAGCAGTCGTGGCTCTCGTGGTACGCCCCGTCGTTGAACAGTCGGACGCCGTGGACGATTGCCTGCCGGAGCGTCGCGTGGTTCCAGCGCTCGTCAGCCTCGAGCCACCCCGCGGGCGTCTGTCCCCGCGGCGGCGGGTTGACGCTTGGGTCGCTGGTGTGGTCGTCCATACCGGGATATTGTGGTGCCTGACGGGTATACTGTTCGCTGTCTGGCCGACTCGTGGTGCTCGCCGCTCGAGGCGTATATAATGCGACCACCGGTGCAGGGCAAGCACTACGACAGCGCGCACTCGGTCCTCGAGTGAATGCACCATCCCGACGGCAACTGTCGAACGTGTGGCGAGCGCCTGTACGAACACATCGAGGGCGACTACCAGTGTCTCAACTGCGAGCGTCGTTACGAGCGCACAGGGATCGAGTTTGGTGGGCGCGTTTCGTCGGCGTAAGCACGGAACAGTGACAGCGGAAAATCGCAGAGTATTCAAGCAATTACCTCCAATCACTACTCGCGTGCGAGGGTAGCCAAGCGGCCAACGGCGGCGGACTCAAGATCCGCTCGTGTAGACGTTCGTGGGTTCGATTCCCTCCCCTCGCATCGCATGCGGCGCAACCACGTCGCACGATGCGGAAGATCAGCACGGAGCGATCTTCCCTCGCAACACTTCTGTCCCAATACAAATTCCGAGTAGCGCTGCCGACGGGTTCTGTCCAGTACAGCCGTTGTGGCTCGCGATACGCTACCAGACTCACACGACAGCCGATCAGTATGGTCTCGGGTTTATCTCTATGGGTGTTGTTAGCACACCAATGTCACACTCGCGTTCACCCGAACAGACTGTCGAGCGATTTCTGCAGGCGATGAACGATCACGACCTCGAGGCGTTGCTCTCGTGTTTCCACGAGGACTATCGGAGCGAGACACCGGCCCATCCCGAACGGTCGTTTACCGGACGCGAACAGGTTCGGGAGAACTGGATACAAATGTTCGATACGACACCGGATCTGTCCGTCGAGTTTCCACGAACGACAATCGATGGCGACACGGCCTGGATCGAACTGCGAATGCACGGCAGGCAGACCGACGGCGAGGAGTTAGATGTCCGCGGCGTCGTCATCAAGGGCATTCCGGACGGCCAAATCGAGTGGGGACGGATTTACTTAGAACCCGTTCAACAGACGGCCGACGTGTCCTGGGAAGAGATTTACGCGGGCGAGGATGACACGTGATCGATCTCCGCGATCTCTATTGTGGTCGTTCTTGGAACGAGTGATACACAAATTACAATGCCTTCCTGCGATTTGGGGTGCAGTAATCCCGCTATCGGTAGATCGCTCGAGCATGCAGACGAACACCGACGGACAGAGTCGCCACGAAGCGTAGTGAGCCGTCGTACTCGAGGAGAAAACATATACTGAGACAGTGAGAACGCCGACAGCAACGGCGCGCGTTGTAGACCGAGTAGATGACAGGGGGCCAATCAGAGACTACGAACGACAGATCGACCCGCACTCGAGCGGCGGGACGGGCAATTCGGTCGGCAATGCGGACGCGACTCGGAATCGACCTGCGCGCACTCGCTGCGTTCCGCATCGCACTCGGCGCAATTGTCCTCGCCGATCTACTGTTTATTCGACTGCCGGGACTGCGGACGTTCTACACTGATCAGGGGACACTGCCTCGAGACGTGCTCGCACAGTCGTTTCCGACGTTCGAGACGCTGTCGGTGCACGCGCTGTCGGGGTCGCTCTGGGTGCAGACGCTACTGATCGCGGTGGCCGCGATTGCAGCTGGCTGTCTACTTGTCGGCTATCGCACCCGACTCGCGACGGGCGTGTCCGCGGTGTTGCTCGCGTCGTTGTTCGCGCGCAATCCATACGTGCTCAACGGCGGCGATACGATCATGCTCTCCGTGCTGGCTCTCGGCCTCTTCCTCCCGCTTGGCGCTCGCTGGTCACTCGACGCACACCGTTGTGGCGGCCGACAAACGGAGTGCCGAACGGACCGCGTCTGTACCGTCGCGACCGCAGTTATCCTCGTTCACTTCGTGGGCATCTACGCGGTCAACGGCGTGCTCAAATTTCGAAGCGACTCGTGGATGACCGGCACGGCCGTCCAGCGGATTTTCCACCTCGAGCAGTACGTCGTCCTCGTCGGGCCGTTCCTGACGGAGTTTTCGGCGCTGCTCACCGCGGCGAACTTGGCCTGGGTCGCGCTTTTGACTGTCTCACCACTCCTGATACTTGCGACAGGGCGGCTTCGCCTCGCGCTCGCGGGCGCGTTTATCTGTGCTCAACTCGGGCTGGGCGTGACGATGCGCCTCGGCGCGTTCCCGTTCGTCATGGTCGCCATCCTGCTGTTGTACCTTCCACCGGAGGTTTGGGACCGACTCGAGGACGCCCTCGAGACGTACGTTCCGGCGCGCTACCGTGCGCTCGAGTCGATACCGATGATAGAGAGGCCGACGAGTTCAGCGCGCATACCAGCACCAATCCGTCGCGCCGGGCGCATCGCTGTGGCCGTGGCGCTCATTTGTGGGCTCGTCGCCGTGTTGAGTTGGCAGGCAGTTGCACTTGGCTTTCTCGAGACGCCGGAGCCAGCCTCGGCGGCGCTCGAGGACGATATCGAGGGCGCAAGTTGGGCGTTCTTCGCGCCGAACCCGCCCGAGGGCTACTGGTGGTACGCCTGGGAGGCAGACCTCGAATCCGGCGAGACGGTCGGGACGCTCACCGACGAGTCGGGTGCGATTGATCGACCGCCGGACGCCGCCGACCGCTATCCGTCCGTGCTCTGGAAGCGCTACGGGTCGGAACTGCGGTACGCCCCTGCCTCGCAGTACGAGCCACTGGCTGCGTACTACTGCGAGCAGGTGACGATGAACGCCGATTCGACTCCGGAGATGGTGACCGTCTTCAAACTCGAGCAGCCAGTCGACGCCGACGGGCCGACAGGCGGTCTCGAGGTCGACGACCGCCTCGAGTACGTATGCTAATTGTTCCCATCGTGAATCGCTAGGTCTTTTCACCCCCGAGTCGCAGTGAGGGCATGAGCGAACGCGACGATACCGAGCGACGGGCGACCGTCGCACTCGAGGCGGCCGAAGCGGGTGCCGAGATTGCACTCGAGTCCTTCCGGGGCGAACTGGATATCGACTACAAAGACGGGAAGACGGACGTCGTCACCCAGAGCGACCGAGATGCACAGGAGCGGGTCATCGAGATCCTCGGCGAAACGTTCCCAGACGACCCGGTCGTCGGCGAGGAAGAGGACGCGCTCAAGCAGGTGCCCGCGGAGGGGCCGGCCTGGATCGTCGACCCCATCGACGGCACAAACAACTACGTCGACGGCGTGCGGGCGTTCGGAACGGCCGTCGCAGCCGTCGTCGACGCCGAACCGGTCGCCGCGGCGACGGTCTGTCCCGCGCTGTCGGATACGTATCGAATGGGTCCCGAGGGCGCGTTCCGAAACGGCGAGTCGCTCGCGGTAAGTGACTGTACCGACCCGGAAGCGGGACACGCCTGTCCGACGTTCTGGTGGAACTTCGACGACCGCGACGAGTACGCCGCCGCGACGCGCGCGCTCGTCGACCGATTCGGCGATATCCGTCGCTACGGCTGTGCCCAACTCGAGCTTGGCCTCCTCGCCGCGGGCGCACTCGAGGGCGTCGTCACGAACAAGCAGGCGAACCCGTGGGATACGGTCGCTGGCGTCGCCCTGATTCGGGCGGCAGGCGGGCGCGTAACCGACCTCGAGGGCGAGCGCTGGCGACACGATAGCCACGGGTTAGTGGCCTCGAACGGCGCAATTCACGAGGATGTGCTCGAGGCTGCACGGGAGATCGAAACGGAAACGGAGACAGCGTAGTTTCGGTACCTGCAGAAAACCGGAAACGGTAAGCGGCCACCGTTCGGCCTTTCGATCATGTACGAGTATATCGAACGGTACGGCCCTGAGCGCGTCTGGGCCGCGACCGTCCTCGTCCTCGCTGCGGGGGTAGCGCTTGCAGCGTTCCTGTTCCCCAATCGCGTCTATGTTGATCTCATCTGGCAGTACTATTGGGGTCCCGTTGTCGCAGACGCCCACGGCTGGGGCGAAATCGCCTGGGCCGGCGGCGAACAAATCCACGCTGCCGAGGCCGGCCCCGATGACGGACCGTTCGCCGAACCCGGCTACACGTTCGTCTCCTACGCCGGCTACATCCCGACGCTGATCCTCGGCGTCATCGGGATAATCTTCCTGATTCAGCGCCTCGAGATCGAGCGCTACCGTGCGGGCTTTTACGGGCTGTTCCCGTTCATGCTCTTTGGCGGCGCCCTGCGCGTCGTCGAAGACGTCAACGTCGCGGCCTACCGCGACACCGGCGAACTCGCAATCGAACTCCCCTGGTCGGGCTTTCTGATTAGTCCGCTGATCTACTTCGTCGTCTTCATCATCGCCGCGATTGCCGTCACCGTCTCGGTCTGGCTCGAGCGCGAGGAGTACGTCTCGGGCTATGAGTACCCGCTGTTTGGGATCGGGACGGCCCTGCTCGCAGTGACAGTTGGCTACCTCGGCTACACGGCCGCGGTCCACGAGTACGCAACCTTCTATCCGTATCTGCTGGTGACCACACTTGTCGGCGCGACGCTCTCGACGGCTATCGTCTGGTATCTGATCGTCAAACTCGCACCAGGTCTCAATCGCGGGACGCGGTACATGGGAGTGGTCGTCATCTGGGCACACGCCGTCGACGGCGTCGCAAACGTCATCGGTCTCGACTGGGCGGTCGCCTTCGGCCACGCGAACAACCTCGTGCCGAAACATCCGGTCAACGCGGCGATTGTGGACATCACCGGGTCAGCGCTGCCACCGGAAATCGTCGACATCACCGGTGCAGCCTGGCCGTTCTTGCTGGTGAAACTCCTGGCTGCCGTCGTCGTCATCTGGATCTTCAACGAGGAGGTCTTCGAGGACAGCCCCCGGTATGCGATCTTGCTGATGATCACCGTCGTCGCCGTCGGCCTCGGCCCCGGAACGCGGGATATGCTCCGAGCCACGTTCGGCGTCTAAGCTCGACTCGAGCGATTCGACTCTCTTTTCGGCACTGGTCGGACGATACTCGCGGTGAAACGAGCGACGAGGACGGCACTCAGTCCGTCCAGTAGGCTTTCGTCAGCAACACGAGCACCGGGAAGAGCTCGAGGCGGCCGATCCACATGAAGCCGATCATGAGCAGCTTCGAACTCACCGGGAACTCACCGTAGCCGCCCATCGGGCCGGTGACTTCAGCCAGCCCCGGTCCGATGTTGCCGAGTGTCGCAATTGATGCGCTGATCACATCGAGCAACTCGAGGTCGAGTCCGACCCGTGCTGCATCGAGTGCGAACAGTCCAACGCCAGCGAAGAAGATCACGACGTACAACAACGTAAACGCGTAGATTCCGCGAATCGCATCTTCGTCGAGGGCGCGTCCGTTCATCCGAACCGGTCGAAC contains these protein-coding regions:
- a CDS encoding M14 family metallopeptidase: MKVAQLGSGTPEIAVVAGVHGDEPCGVRAVERLLDERPTVERPVKLVVVNEKALERQVRFVDEDLNRAFPGNPDAQTHEGQLAHQLVEELEGCLTFSMHSTQSHAEPFAIVNGVSETAQTIIPQLPVAAMVETSDFAEGRLFTEVRTLEVECGLQGSETAAQNADRLTRAFLTAVGALPGDTMHRDLPVYRLTDVIRKDDADTYEVFVDNFTEVTPGDPFAAADGKKQVAKESFYPVLMSSNGYRDVFGYAAEKLEVLTTPTAAD
- a CDS encoding HTTM domain-containing protein, which produces MTGGQSETTNDRSTRTRAAGRAIRSAMRTRLGIDLRALAAFRIALGAIVLADLLFIRLPGLRTFYTDQGTLPRDVLAQSFPTFETLSVHALSGSLWVQTLLIAVAAIAAGCLLVGYRTRLATGVSAVLLASLFARNPYVLNGGDTIMLSVLALGLFLPLGARWSLDAHRCGGRQTECRTDRVCTVATAVILVHFVGIYAVNGVLKFRSDSWMTGTAVQRIFHLEQYVVLVGPFLTEFSALLTAANLAWVALLTVSPLLILATGRLRLALAGAFICAQLGLGVTMRLGAFPFVMVAILLLYLPPEVWDRLEDALETYVPARYRALESIPMIERPTSSARIPAPIRRAGRIAVAVALICGLVAVLSWQAVALGFLETPEPASAALEDDIEGASWAFFAPNPPEGYWWYAWEADLESGETVGTLTDESGAIDRPPDAADRYPSVLWKRYGSELRYAPASQYEPLAAYYCEQVTMNADSTPEMVTVFKLEQPVDADGPTGGLEVDDRLEYVC
- a CDS encoding inositol monophosphatase family protein, producing the protein MSERDDTERRATVALEAAEAGAEIALESFRGELDIDYKDGKTDVVTQSDRDAQERVIEILGETFPDDPVVGEEEDALKQVPAEGPAWIVDPIDGTNNYVDGVRAFGTAVAAVVDAEPVAAATVCPALSDTYRMGPEGAFRNGESLAVSDCTDPEAGHACPTFWWNFDDRDEYAAATRALVDRFGDIRRYGCAQLELGLLAAGALEGVVTNKQANPWDTVAGVALIRAAGGRVTDLEGERWRHDSHGLVASNGAIHEDVLEAAREIETETETA
- a CDS encoding DUF6691 family protein codes for the protein MSAEHEQHPLFMPLVFVGGLIFGFGLGFSHMAQPEVVINFLNFDDFGLLFVMGGAAVITGITFFGIGLFRERAPLTGSVYARRLKTLDRNVVLGGGIFGVGWGLSGICPGAAYASLGVGNIFILYGIAGMFVGAYIQGFVRSSRADEDAPATAAD
- a CDS encoding nuclear transport factor 2 family protein yields the protein MSHSRSPEQTVERFLQAMNDHDLEALLSCFHEDYRSETPAHPERSFTGREQVRENWIQMFDTTPDLSVEFPRTTIDGDTAWIELRMHGRQTDGEELDVRGVVIKGIPDGQIEWGRIYLEPVQQTADVSWEEIYAGEDDT
- a CDS encoding DUF309 domain-containing protein, with amino-acid sequence MDDHTSDPSVNPPPRGQTPAGWLEADERWNHATLRQAIVHGVRLFNDGAYHESHDCFELEWYNYGRGSEESAFLHGMVQVAAGTYKRIDFENDDGMRSLFETALQYFQGVPTDYYGVDVLEVRTMLTNALEDPSRVDDWQILLDGERPPGRAVDYEYIHALEE
- a CDS encoding YeeE/YedE family protein — its product is MTATLQLSLVVGLAAELFPNGVSHYAVGGLLVGLGTAVIYFGTGIAAGASTFLESTLSYGSSLSRFQQYRPSRDWRVVFTLGIVAGAAVYALTFQSGLVSSGLYQPATTGQLYDVGGITLWLTDVQPWRLFLGGILIGIGTRVGKGCTSGHGVCGVGSASSASFVGVATFLLVAIGVAQLVAALGVSP
- a CDS encoding DUF63 family protein, which codes for MYEYIERYGPERVWAATVLVLAAGVALAAFLFPNRVYVDLIWQYYWGPVVADAHGWGEIAWAGGEQIHAAEAGPDDGPFAEPGYTFVSYAGYIPTLILGVIGIIFLIQRLEIERYRAGFYGLFPFMLFGGALRVVEDVNVAAYRDTGELAIELPWSGFLISPLIYFVVFIIAAIAVTVSVWLEREEYVSGYEYPLFGIGTALLAVTVGYLGYTAAVHEYATFYPYLLVTTLVGATLSTAIVWYLIVKLAPGLNRGTRYMGVVVIWAHAVDGVANVIGLDWAVAFGHANNLVPKHPVNAAIVDITGSALPPEIVDITGAAWPFLLVKLLAAVVVIWIFNEEVFEDSPRYAILLMITVVAVGLGPGTRDMLRATFGV
- a CDS encoding class I SAM-dependent methyltransferase gives rise to the protein MVDKNVVRRGYDGLAETYATERDPDDREGELLEGLLERLPESGRLLDVGCGQGEPVLECLTDEPQLETLGIDLSREQLRFAREATAGVSLARGDMTALPVETNAFDAVTAFHSVIHVPKDDHQAVIDEFARVLRPDGFVLMTEGTNDWQGTNPDWLESGVEMQWHIAGAERTREQLRNAGFDICDEWLVGDELADEDAHWTVFLARLKDY
- a CDS encoding glutaredoxin family protein gives rise to the protein MDFPPNQGLDQDEVTEEVEQVLEENEIVLFMKGTALMPQCGYSRKALGLIDHHRDEYETVDVLESLDEYRTALNEHSGWETIPQTYVDGEFVGGSDILEELDERDELGETLNAE
- a CDS encoding DUF7110 family protein gives rise to the protein MSTEDSRHVYRLHSTLELPLEDLREHIDEAKYPEGINDVEITRRNNTLILKAVAEDQSVSKYTPTAQLKASVTENRVYEEDPDERRQSFSWDEEEEEEIESELVEFAAFKGDRETVLQNSLLQYEMFLVLCTIAEAAEKGTLTAISEHGGTLEATRIVDGEPRPADIEVVEGPRDHGSGDGGVNWRDNKFISD